Genomic segment of Pongo pygmaeus isolate AG05252 chromosome 1, NHGRI_mPonPyg2-v2.0_pri, whole genome shotgun sequence:
CAGATCCTTTATAATTCTTGAAAATGAGATTACTCTAGACTGGCATAATTTCGTAAGTATTGTTCACAGGACTTTTCAAATAGAACAGTGTATATACCTATGATATGGAGTAAGATtttaataaacaagtaaatgtgttaagtttttaagaaatacattccacttatggccaggcgcagtggctcacgcctgtaatcccagcactttgggaagcctaggtgggtggatctcctgaggtcaggagttcaagaccagcctggccaacacggtgaaaccctgtctctactaaaaatacaaaaattagctggacatgttggcacatgtctgtagtcccgctactcaggaggcggaggcaggagatatcgcttgaacctgggaagcggaggttgcaatgagccgagatcacaccattgcactccagcctgggtgacagagtgagactctgtctcaaaaaaaaaaaaaaagaaagacattcaatttattatattattatgggATAACAATTACTTTATATGCATAAATCtatttataatttgtaatatAAACAAGAATTTGGTCAGGCAGGATGCTTTGATTGTAGGACTAGAAACAAAGGTCTTTCTAGTTTATACCAAAAGGGTGATTTCTTACAAAATTACAAGCCAAGAACAGCAGTTGAAGCTAGGCCTTAGGGACTGTGGCCAGTAATACAAGTCAAATCTTGCTAGTTTAAGCAAAAAGGGGATTTTATAATTAGGATACAAGAATACCTTACCAAGCCAAGAGTAGGCTTTATAGCCATACTTCATGAAGGCTGGGACAAGGGAAGAGAGCATTGTTAGAAAGCCAGAAATCACACTCTTCTAATCTCTCATCTCCAGTTTTCACTTTGCAAATGTTTCATTGCTCCCTCGCTGCagatttggtgtttttttttccttcccaagcCACATGGTAGGAATGGCAACCCATAGTTCCCCAGTTTGTATTTCCTCTATTCCAGAGAAGAGTCAGATGAAAGCCAGAATCTCTTATCTCCAACCCCAAATTCCTAGGGAAGTTTTAGGACATCaccaaaattagaaataatttccTTCTCTGGGATCAGGAGTAAAACAGGTTTCAGGGCACCAAGAGACAGAggtcaattaaaatttttgtttttactgctcCTTACAGAGCTTGAGCTTACTTAGATTTAGGTGAGGATAGCAATAGATGTGCTAGAACCCATAGCACACTGTGTGAAAGTGACCAGGTGCTTCAAAAGAGAGAGTGGTTCTAACTCCTTTTACATTTGCCCTTGAGATAGGAATGATAGGCCTGGGTAATGCTATTATCTTATTTGAGGGAAAGTTCATTGCATTTATTGTAGGAGGTATGATTTATCTCTCAGGAAGGTATGAATAGGTCTTAGTATGGGTAATTTAAGCACAAAAGCTAATATACTTGTTAATGAGTCATTTTTTCCCAAGGGGATTAATTTCATGGAGaatgtttaggaaaaaaaagaaaaaagaaaagattacatAGCAAGTGTCAGACATCCCTCAGAACTATAAATAGAAATTTGACCAAGGGTCTCATAGACTGGAGAGAAACTCTAAATCATCCAGCATGAGTCAGGTGCCTGCAAGCATTTTTATCACAgtagggtgagggtgaggaacattctgagaaatagagctaggaaaggaaaaagaaaattattttctaaattcttttttttttgagacagggtctcactttgttgcccaggctgcttgagtgcagtggcatattctcaactcattgcagcctcaaccttcagggctcaaatgatcctcccacctcagcctcccaagtagctgggactacaggtgtgtgccaccacaccaggctaatttttgcagtttctgtggtgacagggtctcattatgttgtccaggctggtctcaaactcctgggctcaagcaatctgcccacctcagcctcctaaactgctgggactgcaggcatgagccactgtgcctggtctcttTTTTGGATTCAGCATTTCAAGCTATCTTGCAGGAGCAAAATTATACTGCTTACTAAAAGCATAACATGGTAATATTTGAATTATAAGTAATTTATGTGTTTTAAATTCAGAAAAACTAATAGATATTCCACCCAGCCCTACCCacattgaaataaaattgaaaacatcaAAAGTATAAGGAAATGTTGTGGATATTTTATTCAAAAACACCTAtttttttctggccaggcgcagtggctcatgcctgtaatcccagcactttgggaggccaaggtgggtgaatcacttgaggtcaggagttcgagactagcctggccaacatggtgaaacctcatctctactaaaaatacaaaaattagccggcgtggtggtaggcgcctgtaatcccagctactcaggaggctgaagcaggagaatcgcttgaaccctggaggcgaatgttgcagtgaagtgagatcacgccactgcactctagcctgggcaatagagtgagactcagtctcaaagaaaatatatatattatttttgtgctgaagatttttaaatgtttttctcctATTTGTTGACATACACCCATTTTACTTAATATGTCTTTGGATGAGATACGGTAAGTTAAGCTTAATGTTCATGACATCACTCTAGTTCTTCCTAATTTTGTTTCTAGAAATAAGAACCAGCAAGGGAAGTAGAGCCGCTCTATggtaaagaacaaaaaaagtaatattatCATGGACATGTTAAGAGACTCAGAAGCTGATAATTCAGTTTCAACTTTACCTGATTTCAGTGTATACaaggtttcaaaagaaaaaatcattcagtattatgttgaaggTTTTGTATTTCAACCTCTGTGTTTCTTCATGAACATTTTCCCTTAATGTGGTCATCTTTTTGATGATCATAAAGTGTCATTCAGTACACTTTCAGTACCCTCTTCTAATGAAATGGTTGACAGGTATGAAAATACTTTTTCCATTAGAGGTTCCCCGACAGAAGGCATTGGAGAGTTCCTTTTCACTAGAGAATCATCAGAAAACCAGTCATCAGCTGCTTCTATACTTCGGCTGTAATAAGAATCAGATGGCAACGTTGATAAGCTTAATGTAACACTGCTGCAATTTGTTGGGGAGCTGGTCTCTGAGGGATCACAAATGACATTTTTTGTTGCAAGTCGGGATTCATCTTTAGAATGATCTTTAATTGCTGTAAAAACAGATTTActatgaatattatatattcaCAAGCCAACTCTTAATTATAAGGACAATGTCAGAATGGGCAGGAtaatgctataaagaaattcTGAGTTGCTATCATCCACATAGTGTTATATGTAATTAGGAATTAGCAATATTTTCATGATAATCAAGAATAGAAAAGACTATTCTAAATGAAATCAACCTGCTTAAACAGAAAAAGACTAATTAGGCTAGATATGTTTCAAAATGTTCCTTAAAATCAGAAAAGACTGattgctttgttttaaaaacaaattttaacaacACTGgtataattaataaatttttcaCTTATTCAATTTGTGTAAATATTGCATTACAAATTCAACCTTCTGAGAAAGAATTATTTCTGATATTAGAAATAACTACTACAGTAATCTTTAATACTCAAAACCAAGCAAAAAACATTTGTAATATACATAGTTTCTACTTGGAGCAAAGGACTTTATAactaatttgtttcattttaaaataaggacaactaaacatcaaaaaagaaaagtacatgcCTCCTTAAGCATGTATTAGAAAATACTTGGTCTGCATTGGGAAGGGTGTATGAATTGGCTTTATACCAATAACAGTAACAAATCTTCCTGCAGAGACTTTcaatttacaaagcattttgaTATACTTCTATATCTTATTTATACTCTTAATAATTCTTTAAGGTAGTTACTATTAGCACCacttcacaaaaataataaacagacTTAGATAAATGACCCATTACAGATCAGATACAAAATAGATTTTAGCCGCCTAGATTTTCATTACTTTGTCTCATGCTTTTCCCATTATAGTATTTAGGCTTCACATTTGCcattaaaatatgctattttagaaaatataatatctATACAATATTCTATAATACCTTTTATAACATTTTGCatattaacttttcttttaaaaaaatttatgtataagGCCATTCTTGCAAAcatactaactttttttttttttttgagacagagtcttgctctgtcaccca
This window contains:
- the C1H1orf185 gene encoding uncharacterized protein C1orf185 homolog isoform X2 translates to MGFFNYLTYFLAAGAVTLGIGFFALASALWFLICKRREIFQNSKFKAIDERCRQRPSTAKIKSHSQCVFISRNFHTGRFQLQEEQRKKEAAHIKAIKDHSKDESRLATKNVICDPSETSSPTNCSSVTLSLSTLPSDSYYSRSIEAADDWFSDDSLVKRNSPMPSVGEPLMEKVFSYLSTISLEEGTESVLNDTL
- the C1H1orf185 gene encoding uncharacterized protein C1orf185 homolog isoform X1; this translates as MASPKGFFNYLTYFLAAGAVTLGIGFFALASALWFLICKRREIFQNSKFKAIDERCRQRPSTAKIKSHSQCVFISRNFHTGRFQLQEEQRKKEAAHIKAIKDHSKDESRLATKNVICDPSETSSPTNCSSVTLSLSTLPSDSYYSRSIEAADDWFSDDSLVKRNSPMPSVGEPLMEKVFSYLSTISLEEGTESVLNDTL